GTTGGTGCTAaacagttttcatttttttacttGTTCATCATCTGTTATATGTGAAGATATTTCGTCAACAGTAGTGTAGGGCTAAACACGGCGAAACGCTGCTAAATCTTATAGTTTGAAATTGGCGATGGACACGACTGCTCTTTGTGGAATTTGAGTATGCTGAATAGAATTATGTACACTGGTGTACACCACTACTATCCACTAGCAGAAACACGGGTTAATGACGACACATTTGCTGAATCTTCGCGTAGACAAAATCTACGTAATTGTTTAGCATtgacaatacatttttttttctgaatcaaacctgtttaagaaaatatattaaGTTTTCCAATTTGGATGTTTACAGAATAGAAGCaataaggtacatgtagacGGGTACACAATAACGAATTATAGTGCAAACATTACACTagaataatataattttaggtCGCAATTAAGACTATTGGATACTCCAGTACGTTTACTCGAATCTTCTCACCAAAAAACAgccatggattttttttttttttttaagaaatattcttAACACATTCAGCCGAAAACTGGAATAATTATTTTCTACATGAAccataatacaataaataagtTGTTACAACGTATTCTGTCTAAGAGCATTATATTGGCACAACGATTGTAAATCAGTTTACATTTATAGCACTCACTGTAATCATTTGCATCATTATACATTGCTTTATCTAAGCTAGGCATtgtgaatatatttttaatgtgtaaatatagttttatttcacacattatatatatgctGTGGATGTTTCAGCTGCTGGGCGGAGAAGTTTACCACTACCACTCCAAACTGATGTACAAGGAACCCTACACTGGTGGCTCCTTTATGTGGCATCAGGATTACGGGTAATTGCATAATACATACACATCCATCGGGGGGCCTTTCTCTTACAATAAAACAGTGGAAACTCTACACTAGATTAGAAAGTCTTAGTATCAACACTTGTTTGTACCTGTACCTACGTCTGTACTGTATTCGTTCTGTGAATTTACTAATTTACTAGCATATTTCAACTTGTTGAACCTAATGATAATACGAAATGCATTACGAGAGTATTacgaaatataacaatataatacttTCCTCGTATATAACTTCAGCACTAACCTTACTGAACTAATACTTCATGCTATACTGCCTAGGTACTGGTATCACAACAGCTGTCTGTTTCCCGACATGATGACGGTGTTCGTAGCCATCGACAAATGCACCCGATCAAATGGATGTCTGGAGGTAAGACTCGGCATAACGTGATACTGAAATAGCCAGTGTTTTTCCAACACAACGTATTCTCTGACCACTAGATAACACTCTATTCTAAGAACCTGCTGTTCAAGGCTTTTGATATCGCGTAGTTATCATATGGCGATTAATTAAATAGGTTTTAAAACTATCACATGAATCTGTGTCACGTCAATAATGCAAAACAGCGATGATTGTGAACTCCACAATTAAGGATATACACCTATGAGAAGCCAAAAATtcctatataaaacattttttaaatgtattttttccaaagGGGAGTTTATGGCATaataaaaaatgcaaaaaaaatccTATGTCGGTGTGCTTATTTTTTGGGAAGTGGCATTTTGAGCATTTTTACCGAAAAACACAAAAACGCACGTTTTATTCTTAAATACAGTTtaattcacaaaaatattttcttacatTAAGTTCATCTATTCAATTTTGCAATTTGTATCccattatatcaaaatatataaaataaagaaataaataataaaagaaataaaagataaaataaatcaacACAAAACTTTACACTTCCACCATGTATCCTACACAGGCACTAAGTTTCacaacaaaattcaaaatatatgagcgaaaaaaatgatttcctgtatcaaacttttttcataCTTTGCCATTCGAAAGGGCATATAAGTCTcaaattaatttacaaaatatgtatctcaattttcagaaaaaaactaaTATGAACCTAAAACGTTTTGAAACAAACTaagatattcaataaaaaaGTTTACTGTTCCTCAAAGTTGTGCAGAAAATACttcttataattttttttaatattcaatgcaatatttatatgaaattaatttttttattgatatttaagcACGCTAAAATTACCTtcctttatataattattctCAATTGAAATGTTACATGATATTTTGTCCATAATTAACTTTGTGTGAATTTTGTTTCTGATCGTACTGTTACAATTTTAACTGTTCAATTTCATAAGGCTATTAATATATTGAAAAGCAAAATAAAGTGTTTTGATAACTGGTTTCATGATTATTTCCTTTAACTGTAGGGTTAAATTATTTACTGATAAAATATAGTAACCTCAGCTGTCAAGGTCAACTTGTCATTTATCTATAgtcatatatatcattgtgttaatTTGGCTCAAGAAACTGAAAGCATAAATGAAGGGTGGACATAATTTAGTATCATGAAATACtgtgctatacatgtatataaaccaTTTCTAGGTATGTCAACATGTTCAAGATGTTCAAATATCCCAAAACCAAATATGGCAATAAATGTCCACAATTATTTGTAACTGAAAAACATGACCCACAATGATATACATCAATCTTTTTTTTCCATTGAACTAAATTCACATGATATTGAAAATGCATCCAAATTAAGAATTACACCACAGTTGAGAAATGTGATGTATTTTTGATGTTTCAAACTAAGAAATCAGCTACACGTACCTTTccaacataatgtatatgtgtatgtatgtgtatgtcatGTTAATGTGTTGTAAATTCTAACAAAAGGAACTGAAGTGATTGGTTGGGGAGGTAAAAAGTTGAATTTATCATGTTACCTTAATTATTGCTAAACAGGCGAATGTGTGATATCTCTATTCTCCAAATGTGACACTGACAATGGAGAGATGTCGATTGTACACACAAGTTACAGCAGTCTGCCCAATACTCGTCTGTTGTCGTCCAACTATTTGAGCCCCAGATTCCAAACCTACCAGCAATATCTATCAATCGTATACATATAAtagctttttttttcttttttttttacttttgatgtGATGTTCATTCATCATGTTGTATGCCTTGGATGGTGTCGTCTGCTGCAACGTAACGTTACTGTACTCACTCAACATCGGTTTCCAGACAATATTTCAAGACAAATCTTTTCTTCTATTCAAGCTTAACATTGCTGTAAATACATCCTATTGCTTCTTCATTCTTATACCATATCACAAACAATGTCGTAAGTGCATAGACGAAGCCATTCAAGTAAAGATCGATCAACATCATCTCTTTGACGGCgctttttgtttataaattgtACCGGCATACGGCATGtcgtaaacaaaacaaacttcGCTAAAATAATAGTAAttgtatatcttttatttatatgaaaatttaCGTCATTTCGATTCAATCgaaggaattacctcccttgaaaCGGTTAGTTCACACTTAGCAACTATCACAAGGAAACATCTTTAACAATAATTGACATTGACTTTATTCGAGTACTTGGTAGGATAGAACCTGAAAAACGGCTATAAAATTATCGATGTAAAAGGAAAGTTGCAAAGTAACGATTGTGAATAAAGCTGATGATTTTTAAATCTGACAACCATTCCTCCTTTGAATTGGATATTACGATGCTGATTTTAGGTCATTTTAGTTCATTGTAGAATCTCGCAAAACTGCAAAAGTTAAATAAAATCCTGACTGGAatacacaacaacaaaaaacaaaaacaaaaaaacgggAAAATTTTGAATCTACTTTGTTATAAGAggaatgttatatttataattggACTTGATACTTGAATACCGTATTGACTAAAAGATCATGTAATATCCTCTGTTTACCAGCATCTCTGAGAACGTATTAGTGTAAACACATTTAACTTAAATCACATATCTTTCTTTATGATCGACAGATCCTACCTCGGTCCAACAAATGTGGCCGCATTGCCCATGGACAGGTAAACGGCCAGTCTGGTGCCGACGTAGAACGAGTGTCTGCTATCGAGAAAGTTTACCCCAGGGCTTACGTCGAGATGGATCCAGGTTTGTGGCTCAACACCTagaataatacatgtaaaaaaaaaaaaaaaaaaaaagattgtttCTGATTGATTCTTGTCTATTACAAGTGATTCTTGGTCAAAGGAACATCTCAAGCCACTGCGTATCTAATGGTTTGTAACAGCACAAGAATTATGCCTAGCTACTGGATGAAATTTTAACACCGGTCGATATGTCTACCTGTTTTGATTTGGCGTGTCATGTTATTTGCTTTGGTTTCCATGGCTGTGGCCGTATACTGTTGAGAGATCAAACTTTTGTTACAGGTGACGCTTTATTCTTCCATTGTAACTTGTTGCATGCGAGTTCTGCGAATGAAAGTCCTGACAGGCGATGGGCATATGTTATGGCCTACAACACTAAGGCCAACAACGCCATACTGCCCCATCACCACGCTCAATACACACCCCTGCATAAGGTAAGTCATGAAATATATCCAATCAAACACTCGGCCTTAACCAAGGTTTTTACATCCTCCACCCAATAAACATTGTGTTAAGGTCACGTAAACAGCAATATACCAACCCAGACTTTACAGAAGTTTATtccaaattaaatgaaaatgcCATGACGCCATTTTGGCTCATTTCTACGTATGTTACATCTCCTCAAATACACATATGCTTGCACCAAATATCTAGATTATTTCAAATACATGAAACTTTTCCTGTAAACAAACACGCGAAAAAATATAGATTCGTGCACTGCCGACATTAAACTGATAGAAGAACTCGTTTGTTTTTGGCACTAACCAGCAGCATTAAAGCCACGAGAATGAAATTGATGGTACGGATAGTTAAACGGTGTTCCTCTGCGGGACAGTACATAAAAACTGTTCCCTGGCGGGTAGTTTAATGGCATTAATTACCTTATTTAGTAATAGCAAAGTATCATAATTATCATTAAGGATTGTGTGGAACATTGACGTATTTACTTATAAGTTTAAAACCAACCTGTTGTCCTATAATTGTGACACAATATTAAAGCAAAGCCTTTGGTATACCGCCTCAGATGACAGCGTAAGTGTTTTCATTTGCGCTAGCCATTTGGTTTTCGATATAGTTTTGTATATTAATGAATTAATGAATTGACAATGCTGATGGCACCAGGTAATTGTCTATTCCTTTCCAGCCGCAGGTTCCCGACAGTGCCGTAAGAGAGAGTACTAATTAAATCGTAGCTGTCACATTATTCCATCCACAATTACCCGACAGTGCCGTACGAAAGTGTACTTCATGGAtttttgtaataatataaattgttattggCGTTGTCAAGTCCAAAATTTCAAGCAAGGAATAAATTTATTCAAAGATCATCTAAATGTTATGTGTATAAATTTATTGTAGACAATTTTACATCGCCATTTTACCTAAGATTTATATCACAAGGGCAAATATATTATGTCATTATTGTAACCAAAACCAAGTAGAAGGCGAGTTCCATTTTGTTCTTATTTGTCGACTATGTGTTGAtattcgtaaaaaaaaaaatttgaaaaaacgTATAACTGGAACAGCTTTCGATacgtaataaaaaaaactatgttATCTTTGAAAGTATTTCCAGTCAACCTGGTAAATGGTCGAGATTCAATCCTTTGGTAATACAGGGTGTGGGGTTCAAAAAACATGTCCCCACTTTGCAAGCCAATATATTTTTTCCCTAGACAAGATAATTAGAAACTGTCAATTGCTTTTGAGAAAACATTTATCCATCATATGTTTTCATCTCAGCTCAAAAATTGATAACATCATAATTGCTTTTAATAATGTCATTGCTGACATCAATAACATCATCAAACTCTGGTAATAAGCTGGGTTTTTTTCGAGATTGATAACGAAAATGATGCGCACATTGATGCGGTAATGCTGTATTATGCAAATGGAAATCGCCGACACTAGTGAATAAGTTTCTGAGAGAAACTAGCTTGATATTAAACCTAATCaagaaagaaaacatttcatgttGTTTCAAAACTTGAGCAACATGAACAAAATTGATGACAGAAGAAAAAGCATGTCTGATGGACCAAAGAGTAGCATAAAATGACGGTACatgttgcattttttttttataaaattgacATCATTTTGTTAATTGTGCATTAATTTTGTAATGCAACTTGAAATTTGTTTAAGCTTTATTGAAATAACACACTAATAAAATTGTATGATACTACTCTTTAATCTGATGTATGTCATATATccataattaattgtttattgttttatgatGTCGAAAATCAGGGCAAGTTTTTTGGAACAACCTTTACCTATTGTTTGGTCCATCCCCTACCTATTCTTATAAATTGTACTATTCTGTTGAAATTAATTATTCTAGGTAATTTTTCcagttatatatctattgttttgTCAATCCCCTGCCTAATAcaaaatgtgtatatattgttgaaTTGAATGTTTCTATGTTCCTATCACCAGTTATTTCCACTGACAGGTATCCGACAATACCATATGACAGTGTACTACATGTAAGTGCAACGTAACTGTGACATTATTTCCATCCACAAGTACCCTACAGTGCCGTTAGAGAGCGTACTATTTACAACGTAACTGTGACTTTATTTCCGTCCACAGGTGCCCGACAGTGCCGTTAGAGAGCGTACTATTTACAACGTAACTGACTTTATTTCCGTCCACAGGTGCCCGACAGTGCCGTAGGAGAGTGTACCAATTACAACGACTTCACTGGAAAAGACTTCTTTGACCCGACCGACCACGATTCGCCCAAAGTCGCTCTTCTCAAATCACAAGCGAAGTGGGAAAAGTAGAAATGGAAATTCACATGATTAGCTAACATTAGCTTTAACGTTTAAAAAATTTTGCCGACTCAAGTATATTGTATAGTACCTTGCACATGACTTGCATGAATAGTTGATGATGAAAGGTCAGTGTTACATTCAATAAAACAGTTACTTTAGTGGAACTTACCagatatttaacaaataaaaacatagaaATGACGAGTTCGTCTTAGAGTTATTTTTAGATACCATTATACACTACCTACTGTACTATAAACGTATCCTTTCGAAATGGAAAGGTAGAGCATAATTTATTGATGACGTAATAATATGCCCCTAGACAGTTAGCACACTAGGTATAATACATACTCTTTCTGATCACTGCTGGTTGGGGAAAATTGTGCCTGCTGTCCCTATTACATGGTCGTAAGAGTCACCtacatattaatataaaatgcCATCTTTTCTcacatttctttaaaacttaCTTCTTCCTAATgcctcccttgacactgccgTGTATTTAGCCTAAGCGTTTATCGTTCCGTTATTGGATTCGTGTTATTTCTATTTGTATTGTGATTGGTTGATTCTGTGAAAATATTAAAACGACCTACGGACTTTCCCTATCAACATTAACACAAAGATACAGAAACACCGTCCGATGGCATTTCAGCTTTAAACATGTCTTAATTACCTGTATAACAGTGTTACATacttcacaaaatgaaagttattcaagtctgaggcggtacaaaACTGCATCGCCGATGCAAACAGTGAATTATTCGGCTCTCCGAACAGAAGCACAGGATCTGAAACCCTAATCGGGAATATGAAGTGTTGAATTAACTAGTTCCATtgtaaagtaaaaatgtaaGTATATTAGTATGAAGGGAAACATATAACAGATCCTTTATGTATAAAGATGAAATGGGTTTGTGCCTCA
The window above is part of the Pecten maximus chromosome 2, xPecMax1.1, whole genome shotgun sequence genome. Proteins encoded here:
- the LOC117320500 gene encoding L-proline trans-4-hydroxylase-like, producing the protein MTSLTGVYPFSPGAFRVTEDMKKQFDDQGYILVRSLFDQKEMTNLRRVFEDTDIIQENGYGVADGQGKKATMLLWNQPGSDVSGMMARCEKVANTCEDLLGGEVYHYHSKLMYKEPYTGGSFMWHQDYGYWYHNSCLFPDMMTVFVAIDKCTRSNGCLEILPRSNKCGRIAHGQVNGQSGADVERVSAIEKVYPRAYVEMDPGDALFFHCNLLHASSANESPDRRWAYVMAYNTKANNAILPHHHAQYTPLHKVPDSAVGECTNYNDFTGKDFFDPTDHDSPKVALLKSQAKWEK